From a region of the Helianthus annuus cultivar XRQ/B chromosome 5, HanXRQr2.0-SUNRISE, whole genome shotgun sequence genome:
- the LOC110941395 gene encoding protein WEAK CHLOROPLAST MOVEMENT UNDER BLUE LIGHT 1: MGTEANNGKGGSFGSLLIASEGSAMEKQTLTDSKASDFSIDDRLKPSPETAIQQTEDKQSNHKLSDSMGQGNVIEDGVAGHDHVRKSGHVGQDHVREDDLTGQDHDREEAPAGNDHIQEDVGLKPSLEPAIQQTEEKQSNNKLFDVKYDSTGQNNILEYGVAGHDHVKESGPTGQDHAREDDPTGHDHVQEDGVTGQDHVKENGPTGQDHVKESSPTGQGHVKESSPTGHDHVRENGKVDNHEEKGSETVSSEKTIEKSKCSNAEIDTTAPFESVKAAVSMFGGIVDWKAHKIQIAERRRYVAQELRKANEQMPILKKQSEAAEESKQQALKELDNAKRLLEELRINTERAETEEQQAKQDAELAKLRVEEMEQGIADESSIAAKTQLEVAQARHQAAVSELKTVKIELENLQKDYGLLLAERDLAIKNAEQAEFNSKEIEKNVEELTIKLITTKEALESAHAAHLEAEENRTGVAIAQEEEILQWQEELKQSEEESEKVNQQIAEMEDLKSKLDTASVLLQNLRVELGAYMEENHKDIQSAVDSAKMDLEEVKKNIEKVTDEVNSLKQSATLLNSELEHEKETFISAKKKDELAGVSAESLEADLKRTILEVELIQKKEKEAREKALQLPRQLEQATEEADQAKSRVQKAQQDLQKAKEAADQAKTGENNMISKLNAALKEIEATRASERLALGAISALHESESTRSNKIENESGVTLSVEEYYELSRKAKGAEDEADTRVSEAVSQIDLAKEAEQKAENKLEQVNSDIALKKEQLVTATQRAEKAKEGKEAFEQELRTWKTENEQKTKASKSTKGNDSHKPDSKTESSNSGIGSSREVKRKKKRRSFFPRFFMFFTRKRGHSSKNNT; this comes from the exons ATGGGAACCGAAGCAAACAATGGTAAAGGCGGCAGTTTTGGTAGTTTGTTGATTGCATCAGAGGGGTCTGcaatggaaaaacaaaccttaACCGATTCAAAAGCGTCGGATTTTTCAATAGATGATCGGTTAAAACCTTCCCCAGAAACCGCAATCCAGCAAACAGAAGATAAACAGTCCAATCATAAATTGTCTGATTCTATGGGTCAAGGTAATGTTATAGAAGATGGTGTTGCGGGTCATGATCATGTTCGAAAAAGTGGTCATGTGGGTCAAGATCATGTTCGAGAAGATGATCTTACGGGTCAAGACCATGATCGTGAAGAAGCTCCTGCAGGTAATGACCATATTCAAGAAGATGTTGGGTTAAAACCTTCCCTAGAACCCGCTATCCAGCAAACGGAAGAAAAACAATCCAACAACAAACTATTTGATGTAAAATATGATTCTACAGGTCAAAATAATATTCTAGAATATGGTGTTGCGGGTCATGATCATGTTAAGGAAAGTGGTCCTACCGGTCAAGACCATGCTCGGGAAGATGATCCTACGGGCCACGAccatgttcaagaagatggtgtTACGGGTCAAGATCATGTTAAGGAAAATGGTCCTACGGGTCAAGATCATGTTAAGGAAAGCAGTCCTACGGGTCAAGGTCATGTTAAGGAAAGTAGTCCTACGGGTCACGACCATGTGCGCGAAAATGGTAAAGTTGACAATCATGAAGAGAAGGGGTCGGAGACAGTTAGCTCTGAAAAAACGATCGAGAAATCCAAATGTTCCAATGCAGAAATCGATACCACTGCACCTTTTGAATCTGTTAAAGCAGCTGTGTCCATGTTCGGCGGAATTGTTGATTGGAAAGCCCATAAAATCCAAATTGCCGAG AGGCGCAGGTACGTAGCACAAGAACTCAGAAAAGCAAACGAACAGATGCCAATTTTAAAGAAACAGTCGGAAGCTGCAGAAGAATCAAAACAACAGGCGTTAAAAGAGCTTGACAACGCAAAGAGGCTTCTTGAAGAACTGAGAATTAACACAGAGAGAGCGGAAACCGAAGAACAACAAGCAAAACAAGATGCCGAGCTTGCAAAACTTCGAGTCGAAGAAATGGAGCAAGGGATTGCAGACGAATCTAGTATTGCCGCAAAGACACAATTAGAAGTTGCACAGGCTCGACATCAAGCTGCGGTTTCGGAGTTGAAAACGGTTAAGATCGAGCTCGAAAACCTCCAGAAAGATTACGGTTTACTTCTGGCTGAACGTGATTTAGCTATAAAGAACGCTGAACAAGCTGAGTTTAACTCGAAAGAAATTGAGAAGAATGTTGAAGAGTTGACGATTAAACTGATAACGACGAAAGAGGCGTTGGAGTCCGCGCATGCTGCTCATTTGGAGGCTGAAGAAAACCGAACCGGAGTAGCCATTGCGCAAGAAGAAGAAATTTTACAGTGGCAAGAAGaattgaagcagtctgaagaaGAATCGGAAAAAGTCAACCAACAGATAGCCGAAATGGAAGATCTAAAGTCAAAACTAGACACTGCTTCGGTTTTGCTTCAAAATTTAAGAGTAGAATTAGGAGCTTACATGGAAGAAAACCATAAAGATATACAATCGGCAGTCGATTCGgcgaagatggacctcgaagaaGTGAAGAAAAACATCGAAAAAGTAACAGATGAAGTTAACAGTTTAAAACAGTCAGCAACTTTGTTAAATTCCGAGCTAGAACACGAGAAAGAAACGTTTATTTCCGCGAAGAAAAAGGATGAACTTGCAGGTGTTTCGGCTGAGTCTCTTGAAGCTGATCTAAAAAGGACGATATTAGAAGTTGAACTCATTcaaaagaaagaaaaggaagCACGAGAAAAAGCTTTGCAGCTGCCGAGACAACTCGAGCAGGCGACTGAAGAAGCCGACCAGGCGAAATCGCGTGTTCAAAAAGCACAACAAGATCTGCAAAAAGCAAAAGAAGCTGCAGATCAAGCAAAAACAGGTGAAAACAATATGATTAGTAAGTTAAATGCTGCTTTGAAGGAGATTGAGGCGACTCGTGCGTCGGAAAGATTGGCACTTGGAGCGATTAGTGCACTTCATGAGAGCGAATCGACAAGAAgtaacaaaattgaaaacgaaTCTGGGGTTACTCTTTCCGTAGAGGAATATTACGAACTAAGCCGAAAGGCTAAGGGAGCCGAGGATGAAGCTGATACGCGGGTGTCTGAAGCTGTATCCCAAATCGATTTAGCGAAAGAAGCCGAACAGAAAGCTGAAAACAAGCTTGAACAAGTGAATTCTGATATAGCTTTGAAAAAGGAACAACTTGTAACTGCTACGCAGAGAGCCGAAAAGGCGAAAGAAGGAAAGGAGGCGTTCGAGCAGGAGCTTAGAACATGGAAAACTGAAAACGAGCAAAAAACAAAAGCCAGTAAGTCTACGAAAGGAAATGATAGTCATAAGCCTGATTCGAAAA